A single genomic interval of Dromiciops gliroides isolate mDroGli1 chromosome 1, mDroGli1.pri, whole genome shotgun sequence harbors:
- the VWC2 gene encoding brorin isoform X3, with amino-acid sequence MCSLCVCSAGPWGCWSPLWQEYGSRSSEEAAATSSQGPAGIKGSSPSSEPIPTIPLEKLAKTQDKQEIKTNQEKRDHAARDTQSQTGPGKMNEITRNGREEGSSRDGKSKGSRNYSNKESWSKQKQIWNSQGMSSKPGNLQAQEPGDSIQEEALAAEDASLPEALVTPEPPEEYAYPDYRGKGCVDESGFVYAIGEKFTPGPSACPCLCTEEGPLCIQPECPRLHPRCIHVDTSQCCPQCKEKKNYCEFRGKTYQTLEEFMARTVLQKLLSSLLEEK; translated from the exons ATGTGCTCCCTGTGTGTTTGCTCTGCAGGTCCCTGGGGCTGCTGGTCCCCTCTCTGGCAGGAGTATGGGAGCCGAAGCTCGGAGGAAGCTGCTGCGACTTCATCCCAGGGGCCAGCGGGGATAAAGGGATCTAGCCCGAGCTCGGAGCCCAT CCCGACCATACCTCTGGAAAAACTGGCCAAGACTCAGGACAAACAGGAGATTAAAACCAATCAAGAGAAGAGAGACCACGCAGCCCGGGACACTCAGAGCCAGACAGGCCCAgggaaaatgaatgaaatcacTAGGAATGGGCGGGAGGAGGGCAGCTCCAGGGATGGGAAGAGCAAAGGAAGCCGGAATTATTCCAACAAAGAGTCTTGGAGCAAACAGAAACAGATTTGGAATAGCCAAGGGATGAGCAGTAAGCCTGGGAATTTGCAAGCCCAAGAGCCAGGGGATAGCATTCAGGAAGAAGCCCTGGCTGCAGAAGATGCATCTCTTCCTGAAGCTCTGGTTACCCCTGAACCCCCTGAGGAGTATGCCTATCCAGACTACAGAGGGAAGGGCTGTGTGGATGAGAGTGGTTTTGTTTATGCTATCGGTGAGAAGTTTACTCCTGGCCCTTCAGCCTGCCCTTGCCTTTGCACTGAGGAGGGACCGCTGTGCATTCAGCCTGAATGCCCAAGACTCCACCCTCGATGCATCCATGTAGATACCAGCCAGTGTTGTCCTCAGTGCAAAGAGAAGAAGAACTATTGTGAGTTTCGGGGAAAGACGTACCAAACTCTAGAGGAGTTCATG